The Eschrichtius robustus isolate mEscRob2 chromosome 5, mEscRob2.pri, whole genome shotgun sequence DNA window aaaactggtacaaatgaacttatttacaaaacagaaatagattcatagacacagaaaagaaatttatggttgccaaaggggaaagggatgggcgagggataaattaggattgggattaacagatacacactactaaatataaacaacaaggacctactctatagcacagggatctatgCAATATCttgtaatctataatggaaaagaatctgaaaaagtatatatataatataaccaaatcactttgctgtgcacctgaaactaacacaccattgtaaatcaactatacttcaattaaaaaacattttaaaaaatatttatttatttatttggctgtgctgggtcttagttgcagcacgtggatctttgttgcagcatgtgggatctttagttgcggcatgtgggatcaagttccctgaccagggatcgagcctgggctccctgcattgggagtgcagagtcttaaccactggaccaccaaggaagtcctaaaaagatttttttaagtcaagAACAAAGTATAATTACCCCATGAACTCATCTTTCAGTTGTAACAATTAGCAGCTCTTGGCCAATCTTGTTTCCTCGTTATCCTCACCCACTCCCTAcaaacccaaggtcatgtagattttcttctatgtttttctATAATTCTGATAGTTTTGCATTTTGAATGTGTGTTAATAAATTTGAATGAATTTGGTGTAAGTTTTAAAGTTTGTGTCTGCAGTCATTTCATTTCATCTGGTTTCCAGTTAATTCTTCCTTAACGATTTTGGAGAAATCATGGGATACTTGGCTCTATTTCAGTTTGAACTTCTGCAGTTTAATGGATTCAGCAGAAGTGCTCTcagggggcggggcctctgctgaACTGTGAGGGCGGCTTGGCCGGCACATGCCCATTGGCTGGCAGGGAACGCGAGCCCGCCTCCCCGACCCGCCGCGGACCTGGCCCTGCCCGGGCAGCTGAGAAGAGCTGGGTCTCCTCAGGAGCCCCTGGAGCCCTGGCTTCTGGAACACGCGGGGCCGAGGCCATGCTGACGGCCCCAGCTCCGGGAGGACAGGCGTCGAGCCACAGTAATGGAAGCCTGGTCTCCTCAGGACCTGCCGGGAGGTGACGCCGCtgagggaaaaggtgaggaaaagtggggagaagtTCCTGTGCGTGGCTGACCGCTGCGGGTGTCTGTCTTTAGTggacccaggagaggaagggcttGATGTGGAAAACTGGCCTTTTAGCcagtttttgtgtgtggtgtagacaGAGTGCAGCGTTCTTTGGCGTGTggcgtccggttttcccagcaccgttcactgaggggactgtcctttccctggtgtatgttcttggctcctttcttGTGAATCAGCTGATCACACACCTGTAGGTTTATTTCTCggctctctgctctgttcctctggcgtgtgagtgtatttttgtgccaattccacactttttTGGTGACTGTAGCTTCGTAAcgtagtgtgaagtcagggagcgagatgcctccagcctgttttcctttctcagaatccctttggctattcaggggcctttgtgtttccacacaaatgttaggaatgtttgttctgtttctgtgaaaaatgccgttggagTTTTGACCAGGCTTGCTTTGCATTCgaacattgctttgggtagaatggacattttaaGAATATTCTTTGCAAACATGAGCACtggttatctttccatttatttgtgtttgttcagtttctttcatcagtgtcttacagttttcaggtGTGCTTTCACTTTctcagttaaatttattcctaggtattttttggatgcaattgtaaatgtgattgttaatttctctttctgatggcaCATTATTAGTGTGTAGAAAGACAACTGagttttgtgtattgattttgtaccctTTGTATTTTGTACCCTGTGTATTGAtttcagctttactgaattcaattGTTAGTTCTAACAGGGTTTTGGTGGTTTGATGTGGAAAACTGGAATTCAGATATCCCACTGTTTCTACTACGTCCAGGTCATCCACAGCACCCAAGGCATAGTGGCTCCTAATATAATCTTCCCATGGTGCCTGTTAATAACGCGTGGACCCTACAAGAATGATGAGCGTCACCACTTTAGGTGAACTGGATCTGGTTAAGGCTTGGCCTCTATTATGAAGTTGGATGTCTTCTCTGCTTTTTTTGGGCATGGTTTTGACATGgttcttttgaaaagtaatttacttcccagtaatttcaagtgtataaaaaAACTGTAAGTAGCAGTACAAAACACACAACCTCACATAAACTACTCCAGTGTGTTTTATGCAGTACTGGGGTCCTCTCCCAGGGAACCAGAACATAAAGACCCAAAGACGAAATTTTATGGTTCCACCTTATAATCCTATCCACGGGCCCACTTCAACATTCACCATCTCCGCAACTCTATGGAAATGTCTTTTCCCATTCTGATCCAGTGTTCTTTTTCTGAAACCATTACTGAGACTTTCCCTCATTTTCAAAACCTTTATGGATTTAAAACACACGAGCTAAGTATGATCTGGGTGACCTTTTCTGCATGACCTCTTTGACTTAGAATGTTTTCAGTGTTCCATGTTCTAACGCGTATCATCagtgcttcattcatttttttcattgtgattaaaagtaacatttaccatttaaaccattttgagtatacagttctgtggcattgaCTACATTCACGTTGTTGTACAAATATTCTCACCATCCATCTCCTGGACCGATTCATTTTCCCCATGGGAAACTCTGTATCAGTGTCTCTACATTTTtgccaaaatttgttatttttaattctcttgattATAGGCCTTCTAGTGTTTGTGGAGGGGTCTGGCGTTGTGGTATTAATGTGCATTTCCATCGTGACTAACGATGTTTAACATCTCTTCAGGtgtttgttgaccatttgtatgtcttatcTGGAGAAGGgtcttttcaagtcctttttccatttaaaaaactggGTTGTTTGCGGGGGCCTGCAGCTCCGCCGCCCGAGCCGGGTCCCGGCAAGCGCTCGTCCTGGCGGCCTTGGCCTCGCTTGAGTCCAGCCTGGAGCGGTCTCCGCGCCGCAGGGGCCCGCGCGCAGGGGCATCGCTAGCGGCCTCGCACGGGCGCCGCTTCCTGCCTCGCGCTCGCAGGAGAGGGGACGCCCGGCCCCAGGCGCCCGTGCCCGGAGTGCCGAGACCGTGCTGTGCCGCGCGGACGCGGCGCCGGCGGGGCGGGTCTCGCTCGGCATTGGCTGCGGCTCACCTGAGCGCGCCTTCCGGAAGTGGGCGTCCCGGCCAGAGCGCACCTGGCGCGGGGCGTCCTGGGGGTCCTCGCCGTCGGTCCCCGGCGAGCCGGCGCGGGTCCAGGGAGCCAGCGCGCGGCGGCCGGGAACGACCCCTCCCGTGGGTCCCTGGCACCCCAGCGGCATCCGAGCGCGGAGCGGAGGACCGCGGGCCGCAGGAAAGGGGACGGGGGCtcgtgggggtgggtggaggagggaaccACAACTCACACCAGAGCTGTTCGGCACAGTCGCGGAGCCCCCTAACCTGGCGGCCGCAGGAAGGGCTCGCCTTTGAGTAGAGGCTTTGAGGACAGGCCCGAGCCTACCCCGTCCAATTTTACAAAACATCTGCTGGTGTAAAGCTCGCTCCCGCGCGGTTTTCCCAAGTAGCCAAGTGCCCCACGCGAGGTATCTGCAAGGAGAACCTGAGAGGGCCCGTAGCCCTGAGAGACTTGCCCTTGGCTTATGGCAAGGCCAAGGGATTTATCCTGCATGGTGATTTCTCCTGCTGAGAACCCCCAAACCCCACTCTGGCCAGCTGGCCCAGCTCTGCTTCCTGCACGTCTCCAGCCCGGGCCGGCCCTTGGCCACCTGCtgggatgggaaagggaagggTCTCAGAATTGCACCTTAGAAACTTGCCAGGGGGCATGGATTGAAAAACATGGGGGCCATCCAGGcagcagagaagggagaagggcacCTTGCTGCCCTTTCATTGTGGAATCGGTGGCGCTTCTGCTGAGAGGGGCCTTTCCCTGGGGACCGCATGCAGTGTGTTTGGTGTCTTGGAACTGAAGAATTAGAACCTGTACAATTTTCAAATTATGTGgtcctttaatttaaaaacaaaacgccTAGAACCTTTGCTTTATAAATTGAGGTCTGAAAATTGAAGGTCTGTTTTGCTTCCACTGTGACACTATATTAAGAAATGTGGATTTATTGAGAAAAGAGTcagaatagagaaggaaacagagaacTCAGAGGTACCACTGTAGTTTGGCAAAGGCTGGGGGGAGTTAATTTGTCAATGCTGCTGGCTTTCAGTAGCCTGCAGCCATTCTCCTCCTGCGGCTGAGGGGGTATAAAGCTGTACTGGGTTGCTCTACTCTTCTTTTGCAGAATTCCAGCTCAGAGCCATCTCTTGATGTATAAGTATTTCGCAGACTAGGTTCCCAGGCAACTCCTGGAGGGCCAGAGGGATTCCTTCCTTCATTATACCTGTCTGTTTGAATGAAAACCAGCAatgacatatttttctttaaatctggtTTATGGTCTACCATCCAAAAACCAGATTAGCTATTTCCTCACTCTCTCAATAGGCTCGAGTTCCTGGAAACTGAAACCTAGAGAGGGTGGAAGAGTGCCCGAGGGAGAACAGGAGAGCCTGCCGGGAACCGTGACTCCTGGGTTTTTAATGAGCTTCCTAAACAGCATGGTCATTAATTGGCAAGTGATGACCTTAAGGAGAAACtactggtgaaaatgtaaaagccTTCTGTTAACAATGTGCCCACCAGGTGCGCATCTTATGGAGTATTTTCATTGCATTTCCAACACCTGGGAGGGTGTTGGGCAGAGGGCAGATGTTTAATAGATTTATTGAATAAGTTCAATTACATACAATTATATCAATGGAAGGGTCAGCAACACtatgaggttagggttagggttagggctagggttagggccaGGGcaagggtcagggtcagggtcagggtcttagggttagggttaaaaaTGCAAGTTCTGGGGTTGGGCAGATCTGGGTTCAGATCGTCGTTTACAAACTGTCTTCGTGCAAATCGTGTGTTTTTTTCCTAAGACTCAGCTTCTACCTTTATGAAACGGGGGTAGCAGTGGTGCTGATCCCAGAGGTTTTGTTGAGGCAAAGCTCTTTTCTCAGTTCCTAGCATGCGTGAGTGCTCAATGCACTCAGTTAATATTATGGTTATTGACCCTGGAGATACTCCCCAAAGCTAAAGGCCAGAGGCCTGACAGGTGTGTTGAGGAGGTGGGTGCCTACTGTGAGCCCGAGGTGGCAGGTAACCGGAGGAATGGAACGGCTGCTGCAGAGCGGGACTGTTTTCTCCTGCTTtagacttttctgtattttctagatTTTCTTAAAAGAACCATGTAGATGGTTTTGTACCCTGAAAACTTCCAACAAAAACTTTAAAGACCTTATCCATGCAAACATTTACTCTAAAAAGCTGGAGAATGGAACTGAAGGCCTATTTTGGAGAACTTTCTGTATTCCCATTTCCTGGAATCTTCTGAAATGGAAccaagtgggggaggggtgtgatcTGTACTAATTCTCTGAGCTCTTGGGTCTAATCACTGAGCATCCCTGCATCCCAGCTTCCTCCTGAGATCATGGGTACCTCTCAGTTCATAAATTCAACAATTCCTTACTTAagtaaataaacacacaaaatacTTATCAGTGGCCAACAATTCCTCACTGTCATCAATACTGGCCACGGTGACCTCTCCTTGGCTCACAAAGGGGAAGTCAAAGGGGTTGGTTGAAATGAGAAGCAGGTCTGTGAAGCAGAAGGATCCCTTTAGCATCTTATGCACAACTGACTCTGAGTTTTTTTCCAATGTGATCGATTTGGAAGATGAGAATGATAACCAAGGAACTTACTCATAAGTTCCGGCTTCTTGTTTGACATGATTTGGTAAAAAATATGATAGCCTCTCTCACGGGATAACTGAAATGCCACCCTGGATTTTTCTAAGAGATCTAAGATAACAAAAAACGATGTGATTTTAGGGTCCCCAGGAGATGCCTCTGTGGCCAAATCCAAGGTGCCAGATAGAGTGTTTGGACTCACAGGTTTCAATGTCCGCTGACACCAGCTTTCCTGTGGCTCCAAAGTGAATGCGAATGAACGTCCCCTGTCCAAAGACAGATTGAAAAacacagttattttctttctatgGTACTGTAGCCAGCTTCTGTTAGGTACTACTGAGGATGGGTGGGCTGTGTAGGCTCACGGAGGAGGTGACGCCAGAAGCATGAGGACCTTCCTCCTCTCTGTTTGCTTGGCATCTGGTCCCCACGCTGGCTCAGCCAAGACTCAGGTAGCTCTGCCCAAAGCACCTGGCCCTGTTCCCACAGCTCTGGGGATGCCTGCAGGCTCCCTCTCAAGTCTCTGTTTGGGACCACCTCACACCTGACTGTCTCCTTGGTCTTTATCCTGCTCAAACTCTTTGTAACACCTTTGAACTGATAACCTGGTTGGACTATCTGACTTCTTTTTTGCCTCTGGATGTTACTTCTGAGATTtcttgcctcagttttccttacTACTTACTACATGCAAACCTAGCTCCCAGGCCAGGCCACCTGGCTCCCCAAAGACCCACTCAGCACTTGGGTTCCCCCAATCTTGGGGAGTGACGGGCgaaattatatatagtatatatgt harbors:
- the LOC137764662 gene encoding basic salivary proline-rich protein 4-like, with product MPLGCQGPTGGVVPGRRALAPWTRAGSPGTDGEDPQDAPRQVRSGRDAHFRKARSGEPQPMPSETRPAGAASARHSTVSALRARAPGAGRPLSCEREAGSGARARPLAMPLRAGPCGAETAPGPEETRLPLLWLDACPPGAGAVSMASAPRVPEARAPGAPEETQLFSAARAGPGPRRVGEAGSRSLPANGHVPAKPPSQDGNKSPGSQRPKVVELQSPGARLPPGRRRLPRTLGRTRLLGPGPSRNRRRGHSRALRPGSDSGPASRPGQPSPRARASPSGRVLAPPPPPRGLLRRPR